In Humulus lupulus chromosome 6, drHumLupu1.1, whole genome shotgun sequence, a single genomic region encodes these proteins:
- the LOC133784982 gene encoding uncharacterized protein LOC133784982: MTVTKYALKFDKLAKFTTDLVQTNETRVDRFVGGLKPMIAKDVEIVLIEGNNTYAQKRKGSDQAGQSSQDKSARDNKGNHHNGNKEWVWCPKCDKCKKHHQGECRANACYGCGKEGHIRKNCPQKTRKGVKEHHKKDDNLVLARVFALTKPQAEASTSMVSGQIFIAGIDCHVLIDYGATHSFVSKIILDRFNRPHEMHAKGFGTMLPTEEVVISRKWFRALPLRVDDREIYVDLIELDMSDFDVILGMDWLTKYNATIDCKKKVVVFKLDGEEPFSFMGIATGLRIPIISALEAGKMLLHGCMGFLASVANTTEMGTQRPKDTRIVRDYLANMHDVRA, encoded by the exons ATGACGGTGACAAAGTACGCACTAAAGTTTGATAAACTTGCCAAGTTCACGACAGATTTAGTGCAAACCAATGAAACTAGAGTAGACCGGTTTGTTGGAGGTTTAAAGCCTATGATAGCCAAAGATGTGGAGATTGTATTGATAGAGGGCAACAATACATATGCTCAG AAAAGGAAAGGAAGTGACCAGGCAGGGCAGTCAAGCCAAGATAAGAGCGCCAGAGATAATAAGGGAAATCATCACAATGGTAACAAGGAATGGGTATGGTGCCCAAAATGTGATAAATGTAAGAAGCATCACCAAGGCGAATGTCGGGCAAACGCATGTTATGGTTGTGGCAAGGAAGGACACATCAGGAAGAACTGTCCACAGAAGACTCGGAAAGGGGTTAAAGAACACCACAAGAAGGATGATAATCTAGTTCTAGCACGTGTGTTCGCTCTCACCAAGCCTCAAGCAGAAGCAAGCACTTCCATGGTCTCAGGTCAGATTTTTATCGctggaattgattgtcatgtTTTAATTGATTATGGAGCCActcattcttttgtttctaagATAATATTAGATAGATTTAATAGACCCCATGAGATGCATGCTAAGGGGTTTGGGACCATGTTACCAACTGAAGAGGTGGTAATATCTAGGAAGTGGTTTAGAGCTTTGCCTTTGAGGGTAGATGATAGGGAGATATATGTAGACTTGATTGAACTGGATATGTCCGATTTTGACGTAATCCTTGGGATGGATTGGCTAACAAAGTACAACGCTACCATCGATTGCAAGAAGAAAGTGGTGGTGTTTAAGCTTGATGGAGAAGAGCCTTTTTCGTTCATGGGAATAGCAACAGGACTACGAATTCCCATCATTTCAGCGTTAGAAGCTGGGAAGATGTTACTGCATGGATGCATGGGATTTTTGGCAAGCGTGGCTAATACAACAGAAATGGGGACGCAGAGACCGAAAGACACGAGAATAGTACGCGACTACTTGGCtaatatgcatgatgttagggcatga